From one Microbacterium sp. 10M-3C3 genomic stretch:
- a CDS encoding MraY family glycosyltransferase translates to MKLYLLVVIFTAVVTSVLTWAVLHFSLRYKLYPAIRERDVHKRPTPRLGGVAMFLGVCAAFAFSTQFPFFAIIWVNPAPVLAILAAAFVIVVVGVLDDVWDLDWFIKLGAQFLTAGIIAFFGQFQIYSLPIGGITVGSSWMSFTLTLFAIVIVMNAVNFIDGLDGLVAGVCLIANGVFFAYSYLLVRDFGASTYFNVASFIAAVLVGACLGFLPLNWSPAKIFMGDSGALLLGLLMATSAIAITGVLNPAVLDPERLGRSQLLGAFIPILLPIVIVLLPLLDFGLAVIRRMGAGRSPFSPDRKHLHHRLLDMGHSDRDAVLIFYAWTAIVSFSFLLMYIGTQEEWPGDYLLGAGFGLVGVVACLVLTFLPSRPRARHVPTEIPA, encoded by the coding sequence GTGAAGCTGTATCTCCTCGTGGTGATCTTCACCGCGGTGGTGACCTCCGTGCTGACGTGGGCCGTGCTCCACTTCAGCCTGCGCTACAAGCTGTATCCGGCGATCCGCGAGCGCGACGTGCACAAGCGGCCGACGCCGAGGCTCGGCGGCGTGGCGATGTTCCTCGGCGTGTGCGCCGCGTTCGCCTTCTCGACGCAGTTCCCGTTCTTCGCGATCATCTGGGTCAACCCCGCTCCGGTGCTGGCGATCCTGGCCGCCGCGTTCGTCATCGTCGTGGTCGGCGTCCTCGACGACGTGTGGGACCTCGACTGGTTCATCAAGCTCGGCGCGCAGTTCCTCACCGCCGGCATCATCGCCTTCTTCGGCCAATTCCAGATCTACTCGCTGCCGATCGGCGGCATCACGGTCGGCTCCAGCTGGATGAGCTTCACGCTGACGCTCTTCGCGATCGTCATCGTCATGAACGCCGTCAACTTCATCGACGGCCTGGACGGGCTGGTCGCGGGCGTGTGCCTCATCGCCAACGGCGTGTTCTTCGCGTACTCCTACCTGCTCGTGCGCGACTTCGGCGCGAGCACGTACTTCAACGTCGCGTCCTTCATCGCCGCCGTCCTCGTGGGGGCGTGCCTGGGCTTCCTGCCGTTGAACTGGAGCCCCGCGAAGATCTTCATGGGCGACTCCGGCGCACTCCTGCTCGGACTGCTCATGGCCACATCGGCCATCGCGATCACGGGCGTCCTGAACCCGGCCGTCCTCGACCCCGAGCGCCTCGGCCGCTCGCAGCTGCTGGGTGCCTTCATCCCGATCCTGCTGCCGATCGTGATCGTGCTGCTGCCGCTGCTGGACTTCGGCCTCGCCGTCATCCGGCGCATGGGCGCGGGTCGTTCGCCGTTCTCACCCGATCGGAAGCACCTGCACCATCGGCTGCTGGACATGGGGCACTCCGACCGCGACGCGGTGCTCATCTTCTATGCGTGGACCGCGATCGTGAGCTTCTCGTTCCTGCTGATGTACATCGGCACGCAGGAGGAGTGGCCCGGCGACTACCTCCTCGGCGCCGGCTTCGGCCTCGTCGGGGTCGTCGCGTGCCTCGTCCTGACCTTCCTCCCCTCGCGCCCCCGGGCGCGCCACGTCCCGACGGAGATCCCCGCATGA
- a CDS encoding L-threonylcarbamoyladenylate synthase, with amino-acid sequence MSPVYDCRDEAGLLAGMRHARQALSRGDLVVLPTDTVYGIAADAFNARAVAGLLAAKGRGRQQPPPVLVAGVATLRALVAEVPEPVERLVEEFWPGGLTIVLPAQPSLSWDLGETHGTVAVRMPAHTLTLELLQETGPLAVSSANLTGMPAAVMIDQARDMLGDSVSAYLDAGPSETGIASTIVDATRLVGGAEPVVRVLREGAVSRERLRDVLGDLLEPDPASGHAHHHAPDAGPTPPGSSGA; translated from the coding sequence ATGTCCCCTGTGTACGACTGCCGTGACGAGGCCGGGCTTCTCGCGGGTATGCGCCACGCCCGCCAGGCGCTGAGCCGCGGCGACCTCGTCGTGCTGCCCACCGACACCGTCTACGGGATCGCCGCCGACGCGTTCAACGCGCGCGCGGTCGCGGGGCTCCTCGCCGCGAAGGGACGCGGCCGCCAGCAGCCCCCGCCCGTGCTCGTGGCGGGCGTCGCGACGCTGCGCGCCCTGGTCGCCGAGGTGCCCGAGCCGGTCGAGCGCCTCGTCGAGGAGTTCTGGCCCGGCGGCCTCACGATCGTCCTTCCCGCGCAGCCGTCGCTGTCGTGGGATCTCGGCGAGACGCACGGCACGGTCGCGGTGCGGATGCCCGCGCACACCCTCACACTCGAGCTGCTGCAGGAGACCGGGCCCCTCGCCGTCTCCAGCGCCAACCTGACGGGGATGCCGGCCGCCGTGATGATCGACCAGGCGCGCGACATGCTCGGCGACTCCGTGTCGGCCTACCTCGACGCCGGCCCGAGCGAGACGGGGATCGCCTCGACGATCGTGGACGCGACGCGACTCGTCGGCGGCGCCGAACCGGTCGTGCGCGTGCTCCGCGAGGGCGCCGTGTCGCGCGAGCGCCTGCGCGACGTCCTCGGCGACCTGCTCGAGCCGGATCCCGCTTCCGGTCACGCGCACCATCACGCCCCGGACGCGGGGCCGACCCCGCCGGGAAGCAGCGGCGCGTGA
- the prmC gene encoding peptide chain release factor N(5)-glutamine methyltransferase, with translation MPEHTPDAAPSRLSDLVRAAAERLAAAGVPDPAVDAELLAAHALGVGRGELQAAVVRGASTDAATAAAFDELVERRSARVPLQHLTGLAPFRHLELAVGPGVFVPRPETEIVAQIAIDALRASASPAPVAVDLGTGSGAIALAMATEVPHARVHAAEKSVDAFVWAKENARRLGAENVRIARIDLADAFPELDGTVSVVVSNPPYVPDDAVPRDPEVRLYDPPAALYGGPDGLDVVRVLSRVALRLAHPGALLVIEHGEWQGPAIRALLEADGWTATATHPDLTLRDRATTALRP, from the coding sequence ATGCCCGAGCACACCCCCGACGCCGCCCCGTCGCGCCTGTCCGACCTCGTGCGCGCCGCCGCCGAGCGGCTCGCGGCCGCGGGCGTCCCCGATCCCGCCGTCGACGCCGAGCTGCTGGCCGCGCACGCGCTGGGCGTCGGTCGCGGCGAGCTGCAGGCCGCGGTCGTCCGCGGGGCGTCGACGGATGCGGCCACCGCCGCCGCGTTCGACGAGCTCGTCGAACGCCGCAGCGCCCGCGTGCCCCTCCAGCACCTCACGGGTCTGGCACCCTTCCGCCATCTCGAGCTCGCCGTCGGCCCCGGCGTCTTCGTGCCCCGACCCGAGACCGAGATCGTCGCGCAGATCGCGATCGACGCGTTGCGGGCGTCGGCCTCGCCCGCGCCGGTGGCCGTCGACCTCGGCACCGGCAGCGGCGCGATCGCTCTCGCGATGGCCACCGAGGTGCCGCACGCGCGCGTGCACGCGGCGGAGAAGTCGGTGGATGCCTTCGTGTGGGCGAAGGAGAACGCCCGTCGCCTCGGTGCCGAGAACGTGCGGATCGCGCGCATCGACCTGGCCGACGCGTTCCCCGAGCTCGACGGCACCGTGTCGGTCGTCGTCTCCAACCCGCCCTACGTCCCCGACGACGCCGTCCCGCGCGACCCCGAGGTGCGCCTGTACGACCCGCCGGCGGCGCTGTACGGCGGGCCGGACGGGCTCGACGTCGTGCGCGTGCTCAGCCGCGTGGCCCTGCGCCTTGCCCACCCCGGCGCGCTGCTCGTGATCGAGCACGGCGAGTGGCAGGGGCCGGCCATCCGCGCCCTGCTGGAGGCCGACGGCTGGACGGCGACGGCGACGCATCCGGATCTGACCCTGCGCGACCGCGCGACCACGGCGCTCCGGCCCTGA
- the cysK gene encoding cysteine synthase A: MPGIHSDITSAFGDTPLVRLNRVAEGVDANLLAKLEFYNPAGSVKDRLGIAIVDAAEASGELKPGGTIVESTSGNTGIALAMVGAARGYKVILTMPASMSKERRLLLKAFGADVVLTDPTKGMSFAVDEAKRIVAETPGAIWARQFENEANPAIHRKTTAEEILRDTDGKVDYFVAGIGTGGTITGVGQVLKERVPGVKVIAVEPADSPVLTKGHPGPHKIQGIGPNFVPAILDRDIIDEVVDVEFDDAIRLARDTATQDGILVGMSSGAAIWAALQIAKRPEAAGKNIVVIIPSFGERYLSTALYENLRED, from the coding sequence ATGCCCGGCATCCACTCCGACATCACGTCCGCGTTCGGTGACACACCCCTCGTGCGGCTGAACCGCGTCGCCGAGGGGGTGGACGCGAACCTCCTCGCCAAGCTCGAGTTCTACAACCCGGCCGGCAGCGTCAAGGACCGACTGGGCATCGCGATCGTGGACGCCGCGGAGGCGTCGGGCGAGCTGAAGCCCGGCGGCACGATCGTGGAGTCCACGAGCGGCAACACCGGCATCGCGCTGGCGATGGTCGGCGCCGCCCGCGGCTACAAGGTCATCCTCACGATGCCCGCGTCGATGTCGAAGGAGCGGCGCCTGCTGCTGAAGGCGTTCGGCGCCGACGTCGTGCTGACCGACCCCACGAAGGGCATGTCGTTCGCGGTGGACGAGGCCAAGCGCATCGTCGCGGAGACCCCCGGCGCGATCTGGGCGCGGCAGTTCGAGAACGAGGCGAATCCCGCGATCCACCGCAAGACGACCGCCGAGGAGATCCTGCGCGACACCGACGGCAAGGTCGACTACTTCGTCGCCGGCATCGGCACGGGCGGCACGATCACCGGTGTGGGGCAGGTGCTCAAGGAGCGCGTCCCCGGCGTGAAGGTCATCGCGGTCGAGCCCGCCGACTCCCCCGTGCTCACGAAGGGCCACCCCGGCCCGCACAAGATCCAGGGCATCGGGCCGAACTTCGTGCCCGCGATCCTCGACCGCGACATCATCGACGAGGTCGTCGACGTCGAGTTCGACGACGCGATCCGTCTCGCGCGCGACACCGCCACCCAGGACGGCATCCTCGTGGGCATGTCCTCGGGTGCGGCCATCTGGGCGGCCCTGCAGATCGCCAAGCGGCCGGAGGCGGCGGGCAAGAACATCGTCGTGATCATCCCGTCGTTCGGCGAGCGCTACCTCTCGACGGCCCTGTACGAGAACCTCCGCGAGGACTGA
- the epsC gene encoding serine O-acetyltransferase EpsC yields the protein MGALQRVREDLAAAKLRDPAARGALEIALLYPGLHAVWAYRLHHRMWRRGLRFPARLVSQLTRFLTGIEIHPGAVIGRRFFIDHGMGVVIGETAEIGDDVLLYHGVTLGGRQREGGKRHPTLGDGVAVGAGAKILGPIVIGDRCVIGANAVVTKDAPADSTLVGVPAKARPRRDGDDSRALLAAPEYVI from the coding sequence GTGGGCGCCCTCCAGCGCGTCCGAGAAGACCTCGCCGCCGCGAAGCTGCGCGACCCCGCCGCGCGCGGGGCGCTCGAGATCGCGCTCCTCTACCCTGGCCTGCACGCGGTATGGGCGTATCGCCTCCACCACCGGATGTGGCGGCGCGGACTCCGGTTCCCGGCGCGCCTGGTGTCGCAGCTGACCCGGTTTCTCACGGGCATCGAGATCCACCCCGGCGCCGTCATCGGCCGTCGCTTCTTCATCGACCACGGGATGGGCGTCGTCATCGGCGAGACGGCCGAGATCGGCGACGACGTGCTCCTCTACCACGGGGTCACCCTCGGCGGCCGTCAGCGCGAGGGCGGCAAGCGGCATCCGACCCTGGGCGACGGCGTCGCGGTGGGTGCGGGGGCGAAGATCCTCGGGCCGATCGTGATCGGCGACCGCTGCGTCATCGGCGCGAACGCGGTCGTGACGAAGGATGCGCCGGCCGACAGCACGCTCGTCGGCGTCCCGGCGAAGGCCCGCCCGCGGCGCGACGGCGACGACAGCCGGGCGCTGCTGGCGGCGCCCGAGTACGTGATCTAA
- a CDS encoding TetR family transcriptional regulator, with translation MARWTPGARDRLQAAAFDVIRARGFDAVTVAEIAEAAGVTERTFFRHFADKREVLFDGQSTFVTAVAEAVAAAPARHDAVAAVRHGFDAAAEMFPDERRPRSRARGAIIAADEGLSEREAQKMRSLAVSIAAALDGRGVPEPEASLVARAAVGVFEVAFAAWIAEGETRGLREIQTSLFDRLGALLAG, from the coding sequence ATGGCGCGATGGACACCCGGGGCGCGCGACCGGCTGCAGGCCGCGGCGTTCGACGTCATCCGCGCGCGCGGATTCGACGCCGTGACCGTCGCTGAGATCGCCGAGGCCGCCGGGGTGACCGAACGCACCTTCTTCCGCCACTTCGCCGACAAACGCGAAGTGCTCTTCGATGGGCAGTCCACTTTCGTCACGGCGGTGGCCGAGGCCGTCGCCGCCGCGCCCGCGCGGCACGACGCGGTGGCCGCCGTCCGCCACGGCTTCGACGCGGCGGCTGAGATGTTCCCGGACGAGCGCCGGCCGCGCTCCCGCGCGCGCGGCGCGATCATCGCCGCCGACGAGGGTCTGAGCGAGCGTGAGGCGCAGAAGATGCGGTCACTCGCCGTCTCGATCGCCGCCGCGCTCGACGGACGCGGAGTGCCCGAGCCTGAGGCGTCCCTCGTCGCGCGCGCGGCGGTCGGTGTCTTCGAGGTGGCCTTCGCCGCGTGGATCGCCGAGGGTGAGACGCGCGGGCTGCGGGAGATCCAGACGTCGCTGTTCGACCGGCTCGGGGCGCTCCTGGCCGGTTAG
- a CDS encoding NAD-dependent epimerase/dehydratase family protein, producing MRIFVTGASGWIGSHVVAELLAHGHQVIGLARSDASAERLRAAGAAVVRGDLDEPASLQHGADAADAVVHLANKHDFAHPEVSNAAERAATQAFGDALAGTGKPFLLASGLAIPTATPPLTEGTPSPAHGPDSMRGGSENLALDFVDRGVRTIVARFAPTVHGRHDHGFVAALVAAARASGEVLVAGDGSARWTAVHVDDAAAAVRLGLERAEAGTILHVTAESVRTGDIAAAIGAGLRLPVTATTPDVLAERLGFIGRVFASDTSASSVRTRELMGWTPTGPTLLEDIAAGAYFPVGS from the coding sequence ATGCGCATCTTCGTCACCGGCGCGAGCGGCTGGATCGGCTCCCACGTCGTCGCCGAGCTGCTCGCCCACGGACACCAGGTCATCGGCCTCGCACGCTCGGACGCGTCAGCCGAACGTCTCAGGGCGGCCGGGGCGGCCGTCGTCCGCGGCGACCTCGACGAGCCGGCATCACTGCAGCACGGCGCGGATGCCGCCGACGCCGTCGTCCACCTCGCCAACAAGCACGACTTCGCCCACCCCGAGGTCTCCAACGCCGCGGAGCGCGCCGCGACGCAGGCGTTCGGCGACGCCCTCGCCGGCACCGGCAAGCCGTTCCTCCTCGCCTCAGGCCTCGCGATCCCCACGGCCACACCTCCACTGACCGAGGGCACCCCCTCCCCCGCGCACGGCCCCGACTCCATGCGCGGCGGCAGCGAGAACCTCGCGCTCGACTTCGTCGACCGCGGCGTCCGCACGATCGTCGCGCGCTTCGCGCCGACCGTGCACGGCAGGCACGATCACGGCTTCGTCGCGGCGCTCGTCGCGGCGGCGCGCGCCAGCGGCGAGGTGCTCGTGGCGGGCGACGGCTCAGCCCGGTGGACCGCGGTGCACGTCGACGACGCGGCCGCCGCGGTGCGCCTCGGACTCGAGCGCGCCGAAGCGGGCACGATCCTGCACGTCACGGCGGAGAGCGTGCGCACCGGCGACATCGCGGCCGCGATCGGCGCGGGGCTGCGGCTTCCCGTCACCGCCACCACACCGGACGTGCTGGCCGAGCGTCTCGGCTTCATCGGCCGCGTCTTCGCGAGCGACACGTCGGCCTCGAGCGTCCGTACGCGCGAGCTGATGGGCTGGACGCCGACAGGCCCGACGCTGCTCGAGGACATCGCCGCGGGCGCGTACTTCCCCGTGGGCTCCTGA
- a CDS encoding amidase, which produces MAELHDLSLVEQARMLRTGELTPKAAVAHYLSRIEREHALAAFAEVTAGAAFARADALGSAAASGALHGVPLADKDLVARAGVPTRYGSRARADHVPAVSDPLAAALDAAGAINLGKTATSEFGLTGYTEPRTGRPARDPWNPAHGAGGSSGGAAVAVAAGLLPAAVASDGGGSIRIPAATVGVVGVKPSRGRLPIGSGFDAPDGLAVTGPIATSVADAAFLLDALVGLAPFRYATRAPGDGPFLAAAQRPLEGARIGVTTVSPWDDSEDIRLDPAAAEAVRRAAGALAAGGHGVEDAAWRPRGYAELFRVLWRASAARIPLTEADLDVVEPLTAWLVREGRGLAASDLLAALAAARVFERETITAFDAFDAVLTPALALPPQHVGWYDGLDPERTFARQVEYAPYSSFVNVAGLPAITVPFTTDAAGHPVSVQLVGRPGGEAAILALAAQLEAARGPLPHPPAW; this is translated from the coding sequence ATGGCCGAGCTGCACGATCTGTCCCTCGTCGAGCAGGCGCGGATGCTGCGCACCGGAGAGCTCACGCCGAAGGCCGCGGTCGCCCATTACCTCTCGCGCATCGAGCGCGAGCACGCGCTCGCCGCGTTCGCCGAGGTGACGGCCGGGGCCGCCTTCGCGCGGGCCGACGCGCTCGGCAGCGCTGCCGCATCCGGTGCGCTGCACGGCGTGCCGCTGGCCGACAAGGACCTCGTCGCGCGGGCGGGCGTGCCCACGCGCTACGGGTCTCGGGCGCGCGCCGACCACGTGCCCGCCGTCTCGGATCCGCTCGCGGCCGCGCTGGATGCGGCCGGCGCGATCAACCTCGGCAAGACCGCGACGAGCGAGTTCGGGCTCACCGGGTACACCGAGCCGCGCACCGGCCGACCCGCACGCGATCCGTGGAACCCCGCGCACGGCGCGGGCGGCTCGAGCGGGGGCGCGGCGGTCGCCGTGGCGGCGGGGCTGCTGCCCGCCGCCGTCGCGTCCGACGGCGGCGGGTCGATCCGCATCCCCGCGGCGACCGTCGGCGTTGTGGGCGTGAAGCCCTCGCGCGGCCGCCTCCCGATCGGCTCGGGCTTCGACGCGCCCGACGGCCTGGCCGTCACGGGGCCGATCGCGACGAGCGTCGCCGACGCCGCGTTCCTCCTCGACGCGCTCGTCGGCCTCGCCCCGTTCCGCTACGCGACGCGCGCGCCCGGCGACGGACCGTTCCTCGCGGCGGCGCAGCGCCCGCTCGAAGGCGCCCGCATCGGGGTGACCACGGTGTCGCCGTGGGACGACAGCGAGGACATCCGCCTGGACCCCGCGGCGGCCGAGGCCGTGCGACGCGCGGCGGGCGCTCTCGCGGCAGGCGGACACGGCGTCGAGGACGCGGCGTGGCGGCCGCGGGGCTACGCGGAGCTCTTCCGCGTGCTGTGGCGCGCGAGCGCCGCACGCATCCCGCTCACCGAGGCCGACCTCGACGTCGTCGAGCCGCTCACCGCGTGGCTCGTGCGCGAAGGCCGCGGACTCGCCGCATCGGACCTGCTCGCGGCGCTCGCGGCCGCGCGCGTGTTCGAGCGCGAGACGATCACGGCCTTCGACGCGTTCGATGCGGTGCTGACGCCCGCGCTCGCCCTGCCGCCGCAGCACGTCGGCTGGTACGACGGCCTCGATCCCGAACGCACGTTCGCACGCCAGGTCGAGTACGCGCCGTACTCGAGCTTCGTGAACGTCGCGGGGCTCCCGGCGATCACGGTGCCGTTCACGACGGATGCGGCGGGCCACCCCGTCAGCGTGCAGCTCGTCGGCCGCCCCGGCGGTGAGGCCGCGATCCTCGCCCTGGCCGCGCAGCTCGAGGCCGCGCGTGGCCCGCTGCCGCATCCGCCGGCCTGGTGA
- the prfA gene encoding peptide chain release factor 1, producing the protein MLESVRSLLDEHKRVEEELNDPAVHADPARAKRVNRRYAELNRIMHAYDAWRAASDDLEAARELAREDEAIAAEIPEMEESLADAQEKLRRLLIPRDPDDARDVIMEIKQGEGGAESALFAADLLRMYLQYAASMGWKTELLERNESDLGGYKDVQVAIKGSSDDPAQGVWAHLKYEGGVHRVQRVPATESQGRIHTSTTGVLVFPEVDEPEEISIDPNDLKIDVFRSSGPGGQSVNTTDSAVRITHVPTGIVVSMQNEKSQLQNREAGMRVLRARLLAKQQEERDAAASDARRSQIRGMDRSERIRTYNFPENRIADHRTGYKAYNLDQVMDGALGPIIESAIAADEEARLAALGSSD; encoded by the coding sequence ATCCTCGAGTCCGTCCGCAGTCTCCTCGACGAGCACAAGCGCGTCGAGGAGGAGCTGAACGACCCGGCCGTCCACGCCGACCCCGCCCGCGCGAAGCGCGTCAATCGGCGCTACGCCGAGCTGAACCGCATCATGCACGCGTACGACGCGTGGCGCGCCGCATCCGACGACCTCGAGGCCGCCCGCGAGCTCGCGCGCGAGGACGAGGCGATCGCGGCGGAGATCCCCGAGATGGAGGAGTCGCTCGCCGACGCGCAGGAGAAGCTGCGGCGCCTGCTCATCCCGCGCGACCCCGACGACGCGCGCGACGTGATCATGGAGATCAAGCAGGGGGAGGGCGGCGCGGAGTCGGCCCTGTTCGCCGCCGACCTGCTGCGCATGTATCTGCAGTATGCCGCGTCGATGGGGTGGAAGACCGAGCTGCTCGAGCGCAACGAATCCGACCTGGGTGGCTACAAGGACGTGCAGGTCGCGATCAAGGGCAGCTCCGACGATCCCGCGCAGGGCGTGTGGGCGCACTTGAAGTACGAGGGCGGCGTGCACCGCGTGCAGCGCGTGCCCGCGACCGAGTCGCAGGGCCGCATCCACACGTCGACGACCGGCGTGCTCGTCTTCCCCGAGGTCGACGAGCCCGAGGAGATCTCCATCGACCCGAACGATCTGAAGATCGACGTGTTCCGCTCGTCCGGCCCGGGCGGCCAGTCGGTCAACACGACCGACTCGGCCGTGCGCATCACGCACGTGCCGACCGGCATCGTGGTGTCGATGCAGAACGAGAAATCCCAGCTGCAGAACCGCGAGGCCGGCATGCGCGTGCTGCGGGCGCGGCTGCTCGCGAAGCAGCAGGAGGAGCGGGATGCGGCGGCCTCCGACGCGCGCCGCTCGCAGATCCGCGGCATGGACCGCTCCGAGCGCATCCGCACGTACAACTTCCCCGAGAACCGCATCGCCGACCACCGCACCGGCTACAAGGCGTACAACCTCGACCAGGTCATGGACGGCGCGCTCGGCCCGATCATCGAGTCGGCGATCGCCGCCGACGAGGAAGCCCGCCTCGCCGCCCTCGGCTCCTCCGACTGA
- the rho gene encoding transcription termination factor Rho → MESISEVHTDAPSDSDDATTTTDTTAPVADAAAAEDAAPADDAVAAGDTAPPQDAAASGDAAPAADAPADAVEAARADEPAAASAAETPAVETAPAEAEKPAKAPRKRAPRRAKSSDVAAEAPAEAPAAETAPETAAETAAPAADATAAPAAEDTTEATETAASEAPAPAAAAAEAAPAEAPAETAEAPVEGGGTDTADEGATSGRSRGRGRSRNRNRSGGAAGEQQTAEKAAPQAAPAAENEREQQNGDAQGNGRSRQRNKRRGGQNQTGDEFETEIGEDDVLIPVAGILDVLDNYAFVRTTGYLPGPSDVYVSLGQVKKYNLRKGDAVVGAIKQPRENEQSGRQKYNALVKVDAINGLSVEDAANRVEFGRLTPLYPQERLRLETAPEKLTQRIIDLVAPIGKGQRGLIVAPPKAGKTIVLQQIANAIAHNNPEVHLMVVLVDERPEEVTDMQRTVRGEVVASTFDRPAEDHTTVAELAIERAKRLVELGRDVVVLLDSITRLGRAYNISAPTSGRVLTGGVDASALYPPKRFFGAARNIENGGSLTILATALVETGSKMDDVIFEEFKGTGNSELRLSRQLADKRIFPAVDVNASSTRREEMLLSPDEVKITWKLRRALAGLDPQQALEVVLGKLKETQSNVEFLVQMQKSIPAPAHGNGGGHSHRDDNSIR, encoded by the coding sequence GTGGAGTCCATCTCCGAGGTCCACACCGACGCGCCGTCCGACAGCGACGACGCCACCACCACCACCGACACGACCGCGCCCGTCGCCGACGCCGCCGCGGCCGAGGACGCCGCCCCGGCCGACGACGCCGTCGCGGCGGGCGACACCGCTCCGCCCCAAGACGCCGCCGCGTCCGGCGACGCCGCGCCGGCCGCCGACGCGCCCGCCGACGCCGTCGAGGCGGCTCGCGCCGACGAGCCGGCGGCCGCTTCCGCCGCTGAGACGCCGGCGGTCGAGACCGCTCCGGCCGAGGCGGAGAAGCCCGCCAAGGCGCCGCGCAAGCGCGCGCCGCGCCGCGCCAAGAGCTCCGACGTCGCCGCCGAGGCGCCGGCCGAGGCCCCCGCCGCTGAGACGGCGCCTGAGACCGCCGCCGAGACCGCCGCGCCGGCCGCCGACGCGACCGCCGCGCCCGCCGCCGAGGACACGACCGAAGCCACCGAGACCGCCGCATCCGAGGCGCCCGCGCCGGCGGCCGCAGCCGCCGAGGCCGCCCCCGCCGAGGCGCCGGCCGAGACCGCTGAGGCACCCGTCGAAGGCGGCGGGACCGACACCGCCGACGAGGGCGCGACGTCGGGCCGCAGCCGTGGGCGCGGACGCAGCCGCAACCGCAACCGCAGCGGCGGTGCCGCCGGCGAGCAGCAGACCGCCGAGAAGGCGGCGCCGCAGGCGGCCCCGGCCGCCGAGAACGAGCGCGAGCAGCAGAACGGCGACGCGCAGGGCAACGGCCGCAGCCGTCAGCGCAACAAGCGGCGCGGCGGGCAGAACCAGACCGGTGACGAGTTCGAGACCGAGATCGGCGAGGACGACGTCCTCATCCCCGTCGCCGGCATCCTCGACGTGCTCGACAACTACGCGTTCGTCCGCACCACCGGCTACCTCCCCGGCCCGAGCGACGTCTACGTCTCGCTCGGCCAGGTGAAGAAGTACAACCTCCGCAAGGGCGACGCCGTCGTGGGCGCCATCAAGCAGCCTCGCGAGAACGAGCAGTCCGGCCGCCAGAAGTACAACGCGCTGGTGAAGGTCGACGCGATCAACGGCCTGTCGGTCGAGGATGCGGCGAACCGGGTCGAGTTCGGCAGGCTCACGCCGCTGTACCCGCAGGAGCGCCTGCGCCTGGAGACCGCGCCGGAGAAGCTGACGCAGCGCATCATCGACCTCGTCGCGCCCATCGGCAAGGGCCAGCGCGGTCTGATCGTCGCGCCCCCGAAGGCGGGCAAGACCATCGTGCTGCAGCAGATCGCCAACGCGATCGCGCACAACAACCCCGAGGTGCACCTGATGGTCGTGCTCGTGGACGAGCGCCCCGAAGAGGTCACCGACATGCAGCGGACCGTCCGCGGCGAGGTCGTCGCCTCGACCTTCGACCGTCCCGCGGAGGACCACACGACCGTCGCGGAGCTCGCGATCGAGCGCGCGAAGCGGCTCGTCGAGCTCGGCCGCGACGTCGTCGTGCTGCTCGACTCGATCACGCGCCTCGGCCGTGCGTACAACATCTCCGCGCCCACCTCGGGCCGCGTGCTCACCGGTGGCGTCGACGCGTCGGCGCTGTATCCGCCCAAGCGCTTCTTCGGCGCCGCGCGCAACATCGAGAACGGCGGATCGCTCACGATCCTCGCCACGGCGCTCGTGGAGACCGGGTCCAAGATGGACGACGTCATCTTCGAGGAGTTCAAGGGCACCGGCAACAGCGAGCTGCGGCTGAGCCGTCAGCTCGCCGACAAGCGCATCTTCCCCGCCGTCGACGTCAACGCGTCGTCCACGCGTCGCGAGGAGATGCTCCTGTCGCCCGACGAGGTCAAGATCACGTGGAAGCTGCGCCGCGCGCTCGCGGGCCTCGACCCCCAGCAGGCGCTGGAGGTCGTGCTCGGCAAGCTCAAGGAGACGCAGTCCAACGTCGAGTTCCTCGTCCAGATGCAGAAGTCGATCCCGGCGCCCGCGCACGGCAACGGCGGCGGGCACAGCCACCGGGACGACAACAGCATCCGCTGA